From a region of the Paralichthys olivaceus isolate ysfri-2021 chromosome 4, ASM2471397v2, whole genome shotgun sequence genome:
- the LOC109633696 gene encoding transmembrane protein 132D translates to MSLYWQSWRILQIVLATITAVLTQDLSSKELTDRKSPVPFPVFLPVNYNVRDADYLFLKEAGQDFMRNSSMQSHTQPFVILRASRQPAVNASYGTMSTEQLVPLDLVQSVQLFNAPEVFTFNWKIQAFVLTPRVFSSKPKVRVLFYVAGRDWGRGEGAVDELPCVTVYAFWQTQEVRASCAMGGERGTCIAELAPSLDWFAPGSEGTSRERQDPSAGNPVELYYQAQAKVRGKCNSLDGSRSQQQAEYVPVTPMQRIGSVRLLQVPKGMATLSRLKLGNAIVIRTSSKPLKKTDIATFYILMASSAQLTNFTLRATVKKGVTFRTATPSNSLLWDITLDMGADGTIAVICQRKAPIPGKRLDSSLLEVLQMDFEVEELSSPLNSQVIVWKLELPTVSRNVTKTEGAMRIYTTQRDFVGLAPLVMDTEILNTAVLTGKKVVMPVRIVAVEEDGVVTDVSDYTDCISADEDVLKVSDRCDYVFVNGKETKGKVKMMVNFTYSYLSAQLEMNVWMPQLPLQIEVSDTELSQIKSWRVPILTSKRPGWNSEEDRKGKGCMLQFQHALVRVLTHFVAEQADPRDPKAYFLGSDWQVDVTRLVRYFMKVEDPRVARLQGGRVLSGRDLGTTTIQVFSPLSDTILAKTTIKVVDDKVTITELGVQLVTGLSMTLQLSPGSNRAILATTTTQEVLQSPKQEALVSVWVQFSDGSQTPLDIYDPAYYRVTVTSLDQGVVSVQGTPLTVVAEGEGEGVLIRLEMSICEACQKSKRKSTVAVGNGSLRIKFQVNSGWSTNSNTSSFEVTVSRKDNGSDYGNDGEEVDTEKKQRKQSPPRSSTSEREESAMQKITTTIKSIERTFITSGSLGGVGKTSNSGNPSSPTTVVNVSMMSIPSDSSKGYGSDNMKVEDMSSVSFTSTVKAPGNLVNYNNFPTKVEEVEIGGEEMLVNRPLTDLEIGMYALLGVFCLAILVFLVNCISHVVKFRHKKPPSHSHEPTGHRHDWVWLGTDAELVMSVPGSPVQQDSQTTTTVIDIGPDKTTSLSRRPSCLASVTDSPLSCVGSLRSKPMHTESLHSPTSKRKRVQFTTFSTLERQHSPPRENGHGIHWVGKEDSYEEEPQVPITEPGDQL, encoded by the exons ATGAGCCTTTACTGGCAGAGCTGGAGGATCTTACAGATAGTGTTGGCAACAATAACAGCAGTTCTCACACAAG ATTTGAGCAGTAAAGAGCTGACCGACAGGAAGAGCCCAGTGCCTTTCCCTGTCTTCTTGCCAGTCAACTACAACGTGCGGGACGCTGACTACCTCTTCTTGAAGGAGGCCGGCCAGGACTTCATGAGGAACTCCAGCATGCAGAGTCACACGCAGCCCTTTGTTATTTTAAGAGCCAGCCGCCAGCCAGCTGTCAACGCGAGCTATGGCACCATGTCCACAGAGCAGCTTGTGCCTCTGGATCTGGTTCAGTCTGTGCAGCTATTCAACGCTCCAGAGGTCTTCACCTTTAACTGGAAAATCCAGGCCTTTGTACTGACGCCCCGGGTTTTCTCCTCCAAGCCCAAAGTGCGGGTGCTCTTCTATGTCGCAGGGAGGGATTGGGGCAGGGGGGAAGGAGCTGTGGATGAGTTACCTTGTGTGACAGTATACGCTTTCTGGCAGACCCAGGAGGTCAGGGCCTCTTGTGCCATGGGAGGCGAGAGGGGAACCTGCATAGCCGAGCTGGCTCCTTCTCTTGACTGGTTTGCTCCGGGTTCAGAAGGCACCAGCAGGGAGAGGCAGGACCCATCGGCTGGGAACCCTGTGGAGCTGTACTACCAGGCTCAGGCTAAAGTCAGAGGGAAATGTAATTCTTTGGATGGAAGTCGCTCACAGCAGCAGGCCGAGTATGTTCCTGTCACTCCCATGCAGAGGATTGGCAGTGTACGACTTCTGCAGGTGCCTAAAGGGATGGCAACACTCTCTCGACTCAAGCTTGGCAACGCTATTGTCATACGGACGTCCTCCAAACCACTGAAGAAGACAGATATCGCCACGTTCTACATACTCATGGCCAGCTCTGCTCAGCTGACTAACTTCACACTCAG aGCGACAGTTAAGAAAGGTGTGACCTTTCGAACAGCAACACCCAGTAACTCTCTACTGTGGGACATCACTCTGGATATGGGTGCAGATGGAACCATCGCTGTTATTTGTCAGAGGAAGGCTCCCATACCTGGAAAAAG GCTTGATAGCAGTCTGCTGGAGGTGCTTCAGATGGATTTTGAGGTTGAGGAGCTGAGCAGTCCTCTCAACAGTCAGGTGATTGTATGGAAACTGGAGCTGCCGACCGTGTCCAGAAACGTTACCAAGACCGAAGGAGCCATGAGAATCTACACCACTCAGAGAGACTTTGTCGGCTTGGCTCCACTCGTAATG gacacagagaTCCTGAACACAGCCGTGTTGACTGGTAAGAAGGTGGTGATGCCTGTGAGGATCGTAGCTGTTGAGGAGGATGGAGTCGTCACTGATGTATCGGACTACACAGACTGCATCTCTGCTGACGAAGATGTTCTTAAG GTGTCGGACAGGTGCGACTATGTTTTCGTGAATGGCAAAGAGACAAAGGGCAAAGTGAAGATGATGGTGAACTTTACCTACAGCTACCTGAGTGCTCAATTGGAAATGAACGTGTGGATGCCCCAGCTCCCCCTCCAGATTGAGGTGTCTGACACAGAGTTGAGCCAGATCAAAAGCTGGAGGGTACCCATACTAACCTCTAAAAG ACCTGGCTGGAACAGTGAAGAAGACAGGAAGGGGAAGGGCTGCATGCTGCAGTTCCAGCACGCACTGGTGCGGGTGCTAACTCATTTCGTGGCAGAGCAGGCGGACCCTCGGGATCCCAAGGCCTATTTCCTGGGCTCTGATTGGCAGGTTGATGTCACAAGACTGGTTCGATACTTCATGAAGGTAGAAGACCCTCGAGTGGCAAGGCTGCAGGGTGGAAGAGTGCTGTCGGGACGGGATCTTGGGACCACCACCATCCAG GTGTTTTCTCCACTCTCTGACACAATTTTGGCTAAGACAACTATCAAGGTTGTGGATGACAAAGTGACCATCACAGAGTTGGGGGTCCAGCTGGTTACAGGCCTCTCCATGACTCTACAGCTCAGTCCAGGAAGCAACAGGGCCATCCTGGCTACCACAACCACACAAGAGGTTCTACAGAGCCCCAAACAG GAAGCTTTGGTCAGTGTCTGGGTGCAGTTCAGTGATGGCAGCCAGACACCTCTGGATATTTATGATCCTGCTTACTACAGAGTGACGGTGACATCCCTGGATCAGGGCGTGGTGTCTGTGCAGGGCACACCTTTGACTGTGGTGGCAGAGGGAGAGGGCGAGGGAGTTCTGATCAGACTAGAAATGTCCATCTGTGAGGCTTGCCAGAAGTCCAAACGCAAAAGCACTGTAGCTGTGGGCAACGGAAGCCTAAGGATCAAGTTTCAGGTAAATAGCGGATGGTCAACCAACAGCAATACCAGCAGCTTCGAAGTTACTGTTAGCAGAAAGGACAACGGCAGTGACTATGGGAATGATGGGGAAGAGGTGGACACtgagaagaagcagaggaagcaATCTCCACCACGCAGCTCAACctcagaaagagaggagagcgCCATGCAAAAGATTACTACCACCATCAAATCTATAGAACGGACCTTCATAACCAGTGGCAGCCTTGGAGGAGTAGGTAAGACCAGCAATTCAGGAAACCCCAGTAGTCCTACCACGGTGGTAAATGTCAGCATGATGAGCATCCCCAGTGACAGCAGCAAAGGATATGGCTCAGATAACATGAAAGTGGAGGATATGAGCAGTGTTAGCTTTACTAGCACTGTGAAAGCCCCTGGGAACCTGGTAAACTACAACAACTTCCCCACCAAGGTGGAGGAAGTTGAAATTGGTGGTGAAGAAATGTTGGTGAATAGGCCTCTTACAGACTTGGAGATTGGCATGTACGCTCTCTTGGGCGTATTTTGCCTTGCTATCCTGGTGTTCTTAGTAAACTGTATCTCACATGTTGTTAAGTTCAGACACAAGAAGCCTCCCTCTCACAGCCATGAGCCCACAGGGCACAGGCACGACTGGGTATGGCTCGGCACAGACGCTGAGCTGGTGATGAGTGTGCCAGGTAGCCCTGTGCAGCAAGACTCCCAGACTACAACAACCGTGATAGACATTGGGCCTGATAAGACCACCTCTCTATCCAGAAGGCCCAGTTGCTTGGCCTCTGTTACAGACTCTCCCCTCAGTTGCGTAGGCTCCCTCAGGAGCAAACCTATGCACACTGAGTCCCTCCACTCGCCGAcgagcaagagaaagagagtcCAGTTCACCACCTTCTCCACACTGGAACGCCAGCATTCGCCACCTCGGGAGAACGGCCATGGCATTCACTGGGTTGGGAAGGAGGACAGTTATGAGGAGGAACCCCAAGTGCCCATCACAGAGCCTGGGGACCAGTTATAA